The Raphanus sativus cultivar WK10039 chromosome 2, ASM80110v3, whole genome shotgun sequence genome includes a region encoding these proteins:
- the LOC108817849 gene encoding CASP-like protein 2C1, protein MVRLRETEVILRLCIVFLLILTSILIGLDSQTKDIAYIHKKVTFRYLFALEVELYINAVVAAYNIVQLGFGWYGVAQKNSNSKWLSYLLDQTAVYVVFAGASAAAQHSLLVVTGSKELQWMKWCYKFTRFCFQIGSAIILNYIAAVLMIILSFISSFSLFRLYSPKRYFQFKSS, encoded by the exons ATGGTGAGGTTGAGAGAAACAGAAGTGATCCTGAGACTCTGTATCGTCTTTCTTCTTATACTCACTTCTATTCTGATTGGTTTGGATTCTCAGACCAAAGATATTGCTTATATCCACAAGAAAGTCActttcagatacttgtttgctCTGGA GGTTGAGTTGTACATAAATGCTGTGGTTGCTGCATATAATATCGTTCAGTTAGGATTTGGTTGGTACGGTGTTGCACAAAAAAACTCCAATTCTAAATGGCTCTCTTACCTCTTGGATCAG ACGGCGGTGTACGTGGTGTTCGCCGGGGCATCTGCGGCGGCACAACACTCATTGCTTGTGGTGACTGGTTCGAAGGAGCTTCAGTGGATGAAGTGGTGCTACAAGTTCACAAGGTTCTGCTTTCAGATCGGAAGTGCAATTATCTTAAACTACATCGCAGCGGTGCTCATGATCATCCTCTCCTTCATCTCCTCCTTCAGTCTCTTCCGCCTCTATTCCCCTAAACGTTATTTTCAGTTTAAGTCCTCTTAA